GCTTGTCCCCGACGGCCGCGCCCGCCACGCTCTCGTCCTGGCCGAAGTACTCCAGCAGCCCCTGCGACTTCCAGGCGTCGATTCCGGAGTTGAGGCCCACCACCGGGATGTCCGCCGCCCGCGCCGCGGCCACCGGTGCCTTCATCGCGGCCGGCTTGGCCAGGGTGACCGCGATGCCGTCGACCCGGTCGCTGATCGCGTCGCGCACCAGCTGGGCCTGGCCGACCGGGTCGGAGTCGTTCGCGTAGGTCAGATCGACACCGTCCTTCGCGGCGGCGGCCTCGGCCCCCTTCCGTACGAGCTCCCAGTAGGCGTCACCCTCGCCGCCGTGGGTGATCAGAGCGACCTTCAGCCCCGCGGCGTCCGCCCCCTCGGCCACGCCCCTGCCCGACTCGAGTGCGGAGTCGCCGCCGGCGCCGGAGCAGCCGGCGAGCAGGAGGAGGGCTACGGAGGTCAGGGCGGCCACGCGCAGGGATCTCGAGGGAGTCCGAGGTGGGGGAGGAGTGTTCATGGGTGCGGCACCTCGCTGTGCGGCCGAGCAGGCGGATCGCGAAGGGGTGGCCGGAACGCGGGTGCGCCGGCCGGTTTAACCTTCACTGGCCAGGAGCCAACCGCGTGTGACCGCCGGTAGTCAAGTGATCAGCCCCTTGTAGTG
This portion of the Streptomyces canus genome encodes:
- a CDS encoding substrate-binding domain-containing protein, whose protein sequence is MNTPPPPRTPSRSLRVAALTSVALLLLAGCSGAGGDSALESGRGVAEGADAAGLKVALITHGGEGDAYWELVRKGAEAAAAKDGVDLTYANDSDPVGQAQLVRDAISDRVDGIAVTLAKPAAMKAPVAAARAADIPVVGLNSGIDAWKSQGLLEYFGQDESVAGAAVGDKLNGLKVKHALCVIHERGNVALEARCAGVKKTFRGETENLYVEGTDPEAVDTVLTARLRQDPDIDEVVTLGAQFALDAVGSVKAAGSKAQVATFDLNNDLVKAIRTGDVQFAVDQQPYLQGYLAVDSLWLYRTNGNISGGGVAPVLTGPAFVTRTNVAAVAKFAAAGTR